One segment of Solanum stenotomum isolate F172 chromosome 1, ASM1918654v1, whole genome shotgun sequence DNA contains the following:
- the LOC125877207 gene encoding probable receptor-like protein kinase At1g11050, with amino-acid sequence MKGDLWIVCLLFCLFSWVVSISSAQKSTNFSATCPLDFGYVLRAPWSSSNCKVLNSTPQLSNGSAIPTSSKGQCCQNLLSLFGVAMAQHLKETSLFQLPNLETSASCIQEFQSKLNSLSLPSNLTSFCFDPIQFVNTPYICASIQTIQDWDRKLGNSTVLNSGCRSDLEDLTACDGCVAAGFRVQQQLIAIDGNASHSTDCFYFTILYAAGIVNEFGPESTGAMSCIFSIDLKKDSSSSKRHLALIFGLAGAGMAVLCMSLVLGLYIWWNKRWRKNDDVEMESTVSRRRMRPNTSVWFKFQELERATDSFSQKNFIGRGGFGVVYKGTLADGTNVAVKKIIESDFQGNDEFCNEVDIISNLKHRNLVSLRGCCVTDEDRIESGESERFLVYDYMPNGNLEDHLFAVNQGGILKQPLTWPQRKNIILDVAKGLAYLHYGVKPAIYHRDIKATNILLDEDMRARVADFGLVKQSREGQSHLTTRVAGTHGYLAPEYALYGQLTEKSDVYSFGVVVLEIMCGRKVLDFSSGSPRAFLITDWAWSKVKAGKINEVLDTILVKTEDSVSANPRAIMVRFLLVGILCAHVMVALRPTILDALKMLEGDIEVPEIPDRPAPLGQPSFYNASGNTFSISPALSCLRLPAGDMLR; translated from the coding sequence ATGAAGGGTGATTTGTGGATTGTGTGTTTGTTGTTCTGTCTATTTTCTTGGGTAGTTTCAATTTCATCAGCTCAAAAGAGCACTAACTTTTCTGCAACTTGTCCTTTAGATTTTGGGTATGTTCTGAGAGCCCCATGGTCTAGTTCTAACTGCAAAGTTCTAAATTCAACTCCTCAGCTTTCCAATGGTTCTGCTATTCCCACATCAAGCAAAGGCCAGTGCTGCCAGAACCTTTTGTCCCTCTTTGGTGTTGCTATGGCACAACACCTTAAAGAAACTTCTCTTTTCCAGCTACCCAATTTGGAAACTTCTGCTTCTTGCATCCAGGAATTCCAATCCAAGCTTAATTCTTTGTCCTTGCCTTCAAATCTTACCTCTTTCTGTTTTGACCCTATTCAGTTTGTCAATACACCATACATTTGTGCCTCAATTCAGACCATCCAAGATTGGGATAGAAAGCTGGGGAATTCAACTGTTTTGAATTCTGGTTGTAGGTCTGATCTTGAGGATTTAACTGCCTGTGATGGTTGTGTAGCTGCTGGCTTTAGAGTTCAGCAACAGTTGATTGCAATTGATGGTAATGCATCTCATTCCACTGATTGTTTTTACTTCACTATTTTGTATGCTGCTGGTATTGTCAATGAGTTTGGTCCTGAGAGTACTGGTGCCATGTCATGTATTTTTAGTATTGATTTGAAAAAGGATAGTTCATCAAGCAAACGACATTTAGCGCTAATATTTGGGTTGGCTGGAGCTGGTATGGCAGTATTATGCATGTCTTTAGTGTTGGGATTGTATATCTGGTGGAACAAAAGGTGGAGGAAAAATGATGATGTGGAAATGGAAAGTACGGTGTCTAGGCGAAGAATGAGGCCTAATACTTCTGTTTGGTTCAAGTTTCAGGAGCTTGAAAGGGCAACAGATAGTTTTTCCCAAAAGAATTTTATAGGGAGAGGTGGATTTGGAGTAGTTTATAAAGGAACTTTAGCAGATGGGACTAATGTTGCTGTCAAAAAGATTATAGAATCTGATTTTCAAGGAAATGACGAGTTTTGCAATGAGGTTGACATTATTAGTAACTTGAAGCATCGTAATCTTGTATCACTTAGGGGATGTTGTGTGACTGATGAAGATCGGATTGAAAGTGGGGAGAGTGAAAGATTCCTTGTCTATGATTACATGCCCAATGGGAATCTTGAGGATCATTTATTTGCTGTAAATCAAGGTGGAATACTGAAGCAACCGTTGACTTGGCCTCAgagaaaaaacataattttggATGTGGCAAAAGGACTAGCTTATCTGCATTATGGGGTAAAGCCAGCAATTTATCACAGGGACATTAAAGCTACTAATATCCTATTAGATGAAGATATGAGAGCAAGAGTTGCTGACTTTGGGTTGGTTAAGCAAAGTAGAGAAGGACAGTCTCATCTTACCACCAGAGTGGCAGGAACACATGGCTACTTAGCTCCTGAATATGCTCTCTATGGGCAATTGACTGAGAAGAGCGATGTTTATAGCTTTGGGGTGGttgttttggaaataatgtGTGGAAGGAAGGTCCTTGATTTCTCTTCAGGATCACCTCGTGCTTTTCTGATCACCGATTGGGCTTGGTCGAAGGTAAAAGCTGGAAAGATAAATGAAGTTTTGGATACCATCTTAGTAAAGACTGAGGATTCAGTAAGTGCAAATCCAAGGGCTATAATGGTGAGATTTCTCCTTGTTGGAATATTATGTGCTCACGTCATGGTGGCCTTGAGGCCAACTATATTGGATGCACTGAAAATGTTAGAAGGAGATATTGAGGTTCCTGAAATTCCAGACAGACCAGCACCTCTTGGACAACCTTCATTTTATAATGCTAGTGGTAACACATTCAGCATATCACCAGCCTTGAGTTGCTTGCGACTGCCTGCTGGAGACATGCTCAGGTGA